In Flavobacterium sp. GSB-24, the genomic window GGCAATTAATTTGTACGAAACGCCATCTTCTTCCCAAGCTGGAATATCATCAGCTTCAACATGAGTGAAATTCGGATCCATTTGTTCCAATTCTTTCGGAAGCGCCACCCAAATCTGTAATCCGTGGAGCATTTTGTCTGAATGTCTTAAATATTCAGGCGTTCTTTCTGAGTGAACAATTCCTTTTCCGGCGGTCATCCAGTTTACAGCTCCGGGTTTTATTTCTAATTCTGTTCCTAAACTATCGCGATGCATAATGCTTCCTTCAAACAAAAAAGTAAGAGTCGAAAGTCCGATATGCGGATGCGGCGGAACATCCATATTTTCATGATCGCTTAAATGTGCAGGTCCCATATGATCGATAAAAACAAATGGACCAACAGCTCTTTTTTCACGGAAAGGCAATAAACGGCCTACCATAAAGTTGCCGATATTGGCAGCACGTTCTTCGATAATTAAACTGATATTTGACATGTGGTATTTTGATTTGATTTGAAAACAAAATTACAGTTGTGATAGAAATCTGTAACTTAATTTAGGTTAAGAAAAGTTATTATTGGATTTTCGAATTATAAAAGTAAGGAAAATCGTTTATTAAGTTTTTATTTGTTTATTAAATTAAGTTGATGAATGTAGTCCCAGCGGGACGAAATATTTATAGAAAAAGAATATCCCAATAGTAAAGCTCCAGCGGAGCGATATTATTTCGCTCCGCTGGAGCTTGTTGTTTGCGATGTACATTCTCAGTTGATTTTGATGTTTTGATGTTTTTTTGTCATTTCGACGAAGGAGAAATCTCTACAAGTAGTTCCACAACGAGAATTCAATCTTTGTCGAGTTTCTTTCGAAGATTTCTCCTTCGTCGAAATGACAAACTAGACGACTAAAACTTGATTATTTGCGAAATTTGTTTTTTTTAATCAATCAATTCAAACTCTAAAGCTTCACTTTCAGTTCCATTAATTATAATCGAAAGTTGATGATTTCCTGTATGAAAAACTCTCGTTGTAATTAATTTAAAAGACTGATTTCTTTCAATTTTAGTTAATTGATTTGGATGATAGACCTTTTCACTGATTTTGAAAACTTTTTTAGCTAAATGCCCTTTTGCTTTTTTATAATGAACGGCGTATTCTAAACGAATCATTTTGGGTTCTTCATTTTTATTATTGAGATGAAATTGAAACTGCAGATATTCTCCAATTTTCACGGTCGGTGTTTTAATTTTAAAAGACGAAAGTTCAATATTCGTGCTTTCTAAACCATAATGGCTTAAAATTTCCGGATGACCTTGTTTTAATAATGTTCTGGATCCATGTTTTATAATTCCGTCAGTTGCTTTAGTTTGACCTTTCCATCTCGAAGCCATTTCGAGCAAAATCTGCGGATTATCTTTTGCAATATCATTTAAATTATTGGCTACGCTTCTGCGGACATATTCTGAAGGATCGTTTTTTAGATTTTCTAAAATAGGCAGAATAGAAGAAGGGTCTTTTTTTAAAAACGGAATAGCCATTGCCCACGGTAATCTCGGGCGTGAACCTTCGCTGGCTAATCTTCGTACGTGATGATTTTCGTGAAGTGACCATTTTACCATTTCGTCAATCATTTGTTCTTTATACTTTAAAATAAAAGGACGAACAGCAAATTCACAGCTTATAAATTGTGTTATCGAAACAAAGGCTTTTGCTGAGGTTTTAAAATCGTCTAAACCGTACATTTCGATATAATCTGCAAAGAATATGAATGCGAGATTGCCCTCAGTAAATTTATTTTTCTTGAGATTTTCGATGATTTTATCAATTACAAAAACAGCTTCAGGAAAATTTTGAGGCATAAATTGGTGTAACACAACTGTGGTGTGTTTCATTCTTTCTTTCCATTCTTTTTGAGCAAAATCGTCTTCGTAAATTGCTTCAATAAATTTTTGTTTGTTGAATGAAGGATGGACTTCGGCGACAGCCTGACTAAATTTTTCGTAAAAAGAAACCGAATAAATGTCTTTAATTAACCCCATAGATTTTGCTTGATTGAACCTCAAAGATATTTAATGTTTTTAATTGATGACGTAAATTGTGCTAGAAAAATTAATACATAGAGATATAGGTTTTTATAGGAACATTCAATAAAAAGTTTTAAAAAAATCTAGATTCTAACACATAGTTTATAAGCGCTGCTATGTGAATTTATATAAGTGAACTTCTTTTAAAAGTCTGCAAAAATCTATGTTCCTATGTGTTTAAAAAAATAGGCGATTTAAATATAAATTTAAGTTAATAAGAAACTTTTTGCAGAAAGTAAACTTTCAAATCCATAAAATATATCCTAATTTAGCATCTTATTAAAAATAGAAAAATGATTAGTGAAGCCCAATTTCAAGCAGAATTACAACTTTTGATAAGCAACGCCATTAGAGAAGATGTTGGTAAAGGTGATTACAGTTCGCTTGCCTGTATTCCAGATACTGCACACGGTCAGGCTAAATTATTGGTAAAAGATCAGGGAATAATTGCCGGAGTTGAAGTCGCCAAAATGATATTTGAACATGTAGATCCAAAATTAAAAGTAAAAACTTTTATCGAAGATGGAACGCATGTAGAATATGGCGAAGTTGTTTTTGAAGTTTCGGGAAGTTCGCAGTCTATTTTAAAAGCTGAGAGAGTAGTTTTAAACACTATGCAGCGAATGTCGGCTATTGCTACTAAAACTCATCAATATGTTCAGCTTTTAGAAGGAACTGGTGCTAAAATATTAGATACACGTAAAACAACTCCAAATTTTAGAGCGGCTGAAAAATGGGCGGTAAAAATAGGAGGTGGAGAAAATCACCGTTTTGCGCTTTATGACATGGTAATGCTAAAAGACAATCATATTGATTTTGCAGGCGGAATTACGCGCGCAATTTCGAAAACAAAAGAATATTTAAAAGAAAACAATCTCGATTTAAAAATTATTGTTGAAGCTCGTAATTTAGATGAAATCAGAGAAATTTTGTTGAGTGACGGCGTTCACAGAATCTTGATCGACAATTTTAATTACGAAGACACAAAAACGGCAGTAAAATTGATTGGTACAAAATGCCAGACAGAATCTTCGGGAAATATCAACGAAAAAACAATTCGCGAATATGCTCTTTGTGGTGTCAATTATATATCATCTGGCGCTTTAACACATTCAGTTTACAACATGGATTTGAGTTTAAAAGCTTTTTAGTGGAGTTTTGAGTTATAAGTTATGAGTTAGGTTTGCAGTCTAAAATCTAAACTCAACAATCTAAAATCAAAAAAAATATGTCGCAGGAGATAGAAGCTCGGATTGAAAAATTGCCTGTAATACGCAACCTGGCCCGACTTTTAAAAAGAATAAAGCTGCCTTGGCTCGAAGGTTTCTCATTATATGATTTGCTTGAAATGTATACTTTAGGAATTCTTGAAGGAGCATTTTCATATCATGCGAGTGCGGTTTCTTTTAGCTTTTTTATGGCTTTATTTCCTTTTGCGCTGTTTATTTTAAACTTGATCCCGTTTATTCCGATAGACAATTTTCAGGAAGATTTTTTGCAGTTTGTGCAGCAGAGTGTCCCTCCAAATACATACGATGCGATTAGTAAAATTATCAGCGATATTTTAAATAATAGTCACTCTGGCTTATTATCGTCTGGATTTTTGCTTTCTATTTTTTTAATGGCAAATGGTATTAACGGAATTTTAAGCGGTTTTGAATCTTCTAAACACGTTTTTGATAAACGTGGTTTTTTTAGTCAGTATTTGGTTGCATTGGCAATTTCGCTTGTTATGACGATTATTTTGTTTGTGACAGTGGCAACAATTGTTGTTTTTGAGGTATTCATTCAAAAAACGATCATTCAGGATGTTTTAAGTGACAGGATTCCTCTGATTATTTTAGGACGATATTTATTTGTTATTTTAATGATTTTGATAACATCTTCAATATTATTGCGTTATGGAACAAAACAGTATAATAAAGTTCCTTTTATAAGTATAGGTTCTGTTTTTACCACGATCTTAATTGTTATATCTTCGTTCTTTTTTGGGATTTGGGTTATAAAATTTTCAAAATATAACGAACTTTATGGTTCTATTGGAACATTATTAATTCTAATGTTTTATATTTGGATAAACTGTATGATTCTGCTTTTAGGGTTCGAATTGAATGCTTCTATCAGAAAATTAAAACAAAAAAAAGAAAAATAATATGAAAAATTTGATGCTAACTATCGGAGTGTTCTTCTTTGCCCTGACCATGCAAAGTCAAAGTGTAATTGGAAAATGGAAGACCATTGATGACGAAACAGGTGAAGCAAAATCTATTGTAGAAATCTACGAAAAATCAGGAAAAGTTTATGGAAAAGTTATAGAAATTCTTCGTGAAAGTCATAAAAAAGATCTTTGTACTAAATGTGATGGCGTAGAAAAAAATAAACCTATTTTAGGAATGGTTATTATTAACGGCCTTAAGAAAGATGGTTCTGAATATAACGGAGGAACAATTCTAGACCCAACAAGCGGTAAAAAATACAAATGTTATATTGCACTAGAATCTGCAGATAAATTAAAACTTCGTGGTTATGTGGGAGTTTCTATTATGGGAAGAACACAGTATTGGACACGTGTGAAAAAT contains:
- a CDS encoding pirin family protein, with product MSNISLIIEERAANIGNFMVGRLLPFREKRAVGPFVFIDHMGPAHLSDHENMDVPPHPHIGLSTLTFLFEGSIMHRDSLGTELEIKPGAVNWMTAGKGIVHSERTPEYLRHSDKMLHGLQIWVALPKELEQMDPNFTHVEADDIPAWEEDGVSYKLIAGEAFGKKSPVPVYSPLYFIEIKSKEAKKINIGHHLFGESGLYILEGSIKSGEHVYDPKQILITNDSTLCEFEIAENSTVYIFGGQPFPEEHFIFWNFVSSDKNLIEKAKTDWTNQTFPKVPGETEFVPIPEPRIK
- a CDS encoding DNA alkylation repair protein, which codes for MGLIKDIYSVSFYEKFSQAVAEVHPSFNKQKFIEAIYEDDFAQKEWKERMKHTTVVLHQFMPQNFPEAVFVIDKIIENLKKNKFTEGNLAFIFFADYIEMYGLDDFKTSAKAFVSITQFISCEFAVRPFILKYKEQMIDEMVKWSLHENHHVRRLASEGSRPRLPWAMAIPFLKKDPSSILPILENLKNDPSEYVRRSVANNLNDIAKDNPQILLEMASRWKGQTKATDGIIKHGSRTLLKQGHPEILSHYGLESTNIELSSFKIKTPTVKIGEYLQFQFHLNNKNEEPKMIRLEYAVHYKKAKGHLAKKVFKISEKVYHPNQLTKIERNQSFKLITTRVFHTGNHQLSIIINGTESEALEFELID
- the nadC gene encoding carboxylating nicotinate-nucleotide diphosphorylase, which codes for MISEAQFQAELQLLISNAIREDVGKGDYSSLACIPDTAHGQAKLLVKDQGIIAGVEVAKMIFEHVDPKLKVKTFIEDGTHVEYGEVVFEVSGSSQSILKAERVVLNTMQRMSAIATKTHQYVQLLEGTGAKILDTRKTTPNFRAAEKWAVKIGGGENHRFALYDMVMLKDNHIDFAGGITRAISKTKEYLKENNLDLKIIVEARNLDEIREILLSDGVHRILIDNFNYEDTKTAVKLIGTKCQTESSGNINEKTIREYALCGVNYISSGALTHSVYNMDLSLKAF
- a CDS encoding YihY/virulence factor BrkB family protein, with protein sequence MSQEIEARIEKLPVIRNLARLLKRIKLPWLEGFSLYDLLEMYTLGILEGAFSYHASAVSFSFFMALFPFALFILNLIPFIPIDNFQEDFLQFVQQSVPPNTYDAISKIISDILNNSHSGLLSSGFLLSIFLMANGINGILSGFESSKHVFDKRGFFSQYLVALAISLVMTIILFVTVATIVVFEVFIQKTIIQDVLSDRIPLIILGRYLFVILMILITSSILLRYGTKQYNKVPFISIGSVFTTILIVISSFFFGIWVIKFSKYNELYGSIGTLLILMFYIWINCMILLLGFELNASIRKLKQKKEK
- a CDS encoding DUF2147 domain-containing protein, whose protein sequence is MKNLMLTIGVFFFALTMQSQSVIGKWKTIDDETGEAKSIVEIYEKSGKVYGKVIEILRESHKKDLCTKCDGVEKNKPILGMVIINGLKKDGSEYNGGTILDPTSGKKYKCYIALESADKLKLRGYVGVSIMGRTQYWTRVKN